A genomic region of Leptolyngbya sp. NIES-2104 contains the following coding sequences:
- a CDS encoding long-chain fatty acid--CoA ligase, translating to MSRAYPSVPFEQAPYRQVQSLPELWSIISKQYADVLAVYDPHSTPEVKLTYAQLYEQMQRFAAGIQALEIRSDGADDVPPRIALFADNSPRWLIADQGIMRSGAVDVVRGAQADPLELRYILEHSGSVGVVLQDADLLKKLRPILAEVPLQFVILLSDETATSDTYKVMNFSEVITLGRSHTLQPVQQDRQTLATLMYTSGTSGMPKGVMLSHGNLLYEVNGAYAVAKLQPGERVLSILPIWHSYERTFEYFIFSNGCSQIYTNIRFVKKDIKEHRPHYMVGVPRLWESIYEGIQKQFRDQPAKKQKLVKFFLDQSQKYIVAKRTAENLNLDYLDPSSSEKLKAKVQAAIRYPFHKLGDRLVYQKVREGTGGCIKFVVSGGGSIAEHLEDFFEIVGINILGGYGLTETSPITHARRPWRNVRGADGEALPGTQTRIVDPETRKDLPIGQRGLILLRGAQIMQGYYKNPEATAKAIDKEGWFDSGDLGMVTRYGDLIITGRAKDTIVLTNGENIEPQPIEDACLRSPYVDQIMLVGQDQKVLGALVVPNMEALEQWRGGSVDLQDSAVQELFRQELAKLVKERPGYRPDDRIGYFRLLSEPFTMENGLLTQTLKIRRNVVMERYQGMIDEMFSP from the coding sequence ATGAGCCGTGCTTATCCCTCTGTGCCGTTTGAACAAGCCCCGTATCGCCAGGTGCAGTCTTTGCCGGAACTGTGGTCGATTATTTCTAAGCAGTACGCGGATGTTTTAGCGGTTTACGACCCGCACAGTACCCCAGAAGTCAAACTGACCTACGCACAGCTTTATGAGCAGATGCAGCGGTTTGCAGCGGGGATTCAGGCGTTAGAGATTCGGAGCGATGGAGCAGACGACGTGCCACCGCGGATCGCATTGTTTGCGGATAACTCTCCTCGGTGGTTGATTGCGGATCAGGGAATTATGCGATCGGGAGCCGTAGATGTGGTGCGAGGTGCTCAAGCTGATCCATTGGAGTTACGGTACATTTTGGAGCATAGCGGCTCGGTGGGGGTCGTTTTACAAGATGCGGACTTGCTGAAGAAATTACGTCCGATTCTGGCAGAAGTGCCGCTGCAATTTGTGATTTTGCTCAGCGACGAGACGGCAACTTCAGATACTTACAAAGTGATGAACTTTTCTGAAGTGATCACGCTGGGAAGATCTCACACGCTTCAACCTGTTCAACAAGATCGGCAGACTTTAGCCACACTGATGTACACATCGGGAACATCGGGAATGCCAAAAGGCGTGATGCTCAGTCATGGAAATTTACTATATGAAGTGAATGGTGCTTATGCGGTCGCGAAACTGCAACCGGGAGAGCGGGTTTTAAGCATTCTTCCAATTTGGCACAGCTATGAGCGCACCTTTGAGTACTTCATTTTCTCGAATGGTTGCTCTCAGATTTATACAAACATTCGCTTTGTGAAAAAAGACATTAAGGAACATCGACCGCATTACATGGTGGGTGTACCGCGACTGTGGGAATCGATTTACGAAGGCATTCAGAAACAATTCCGTGACCAACCTGCGAAAAAGCAGAAGTTGGTGAAGTTTTTCTTAGATCAAAGCCAGAAGTACATTGTGGCAAAACGAACGGCGGAGAATTTGAACTTGGATTACCTTGATCCATCGAGTTCTGAGAAACTGAAAGCGAAGGTGCAAGCAGCGATTCGATATCCTTTTCACAAATTGGGCGATCGCTTGGTTTACCAAAAAGTCCGAGAAGGAACGGGCGGCTGTATTAAGTTCGTGGTCAGCGGCGGCGGCTCGATCGCGGAACATTTAGAAGACTTTTTCGAGATTGTCGGCATCAATATTCTGGGCGGCTATGGACTGACCGAAACTTCTCCGATTACTCATGCGCGTCGTCCGTGGCGGAATGTTCGGGGAGCCGATGGCGAAGCATTACCGGGAACCCAAACGCGGATTGTTGACCCAGAGACGCGCAAAGATTTACCGATCGGGCAGCGGGGCTTGATTTTGCTGCGGGGTGCTCAGATTATGCAGGGTTATTACAAGAATCCGGAGGCGACCGCAAAAGCGATCGACAAAGAGGGCTGGTTTGATAGTGGCGATTTGGGGATGGTGACGCGCTATGGCGATTTGATCATCACGGGACGGGCGAAAGATACGATCGTGCTGACCAACGGCGAGAACATTGAGCCGCAACCGATCGAAGATGCGTGTCTAAGAAGTCCGTACGTGGATCAAATCATGCTGGTTGGACAAGATCAGAAAGTTCTGGGGGCATTAGTTGTGCCGAATATGGAAGCTTTGGAACAGTGGCGCGGCGGCAGTGTTGACCTGCAAGATTCAGCCGTACAGGAATTGTTCCGGCAAGAATTGGCGAAATTAGTCAAAGAGCGTCCGGGTTATCGTCCAGACGATCGAATTGGTTATTTTAGGCTGTTGTCGGAGCCGTTTACGATGGAGAATGGCTTACTGACGCAGACCTTGAAAATCCGGCGAAACGTGGTGATGGAGCGCTACCAAGGTATGATTGACGAGATGTTTTCGCCGTAG